A genome region from Eremothecium gossypii ATCC 10895 chromosome VII, complete sequence includes the following:
- the TRM8 gene encoding tRNA (guanine46-N7)-methyltransferase (Syntenic homolog of Saccharomyces cerevisiae YDL201W (TRM8)), translating into MSLTDDQASKRQAYRAAKEANRKELKHVKIDDALPNKSSELDLPKKKFYRQRAHSNPFSDHQLEYPLSPAEMDWSKLYPHYYDAATNTMTKKVTVADIGCGYGGLMVELSRELPENLILGMEIRVQVTNYVEDRIIALRTNHAAQKEYQNINVLRGNAMKFLPNFFEKSQLEKMFFCFPDPHFKQRKHKARIITNTLLSEYAYVLKEGGVIYTITDVLDLHNWMVEHLNMHPLFDRLGDEWLDQDPCVRIMRHATEEGKKVARKQGDKFVACFRRLPNPELV; encoded by the coding sequence ATGTCATTGACTGATGATCAAGCTTCGAAACGGCAGGCATATCGCGCTGCCAAGGAAGCCAACCGCAAAGAATTAAAACATGTGAAGATTGACGATGCGCTGCCGAATAAGTCGTCAGAGCTAGATCTACccaagaagaagttctACCGCCAGAGAGCTCATTCGAACCCGTTCTCGGACCACCAGCTGGAATATCCGCTGTCTCCAGCAGAAATGGACTGGTCGAAGCTATACCCCCACTACTACGATGCAGCTACCAACACAATGACAAAGAAGGTCACTGTCGCAGACATCGGGTGTGGATACGGTGGGCTGATGGTCGAACTATCGCGTGAGCTGCCGGAGAACTTGATTCTCGGGATGGAGATCCGTGTACAGGTGACGAACTACGTCGAGGACCGGATCATAGCTCTTCGGACCAATCACGCTGCGCAGAAAGAGTACCAGAACATCAATGTGTTACGAGGCAATGCCATGAAGTTTCTGCCCAATTTCTTTGAAAAGAGCCAGCTGGAGAAGATGTTCTTCTGTTTTCCTGATCCACATTTCAAGCAAAGGAAGCACAAGGCCAGAATTATAACTAACACTCTCTTAAGTGAGTATGCCTACGTGCTCAAGGAGGGTGGTGTTATCTACACAATTACAGATGTTCTGGACCTGCACAATTGGATGGTCGAGCATCTGAATATGCATCCGCTATTTGACCGGCTGGGCGATGAGTGGCTCGACCAAGACCCGTGTGTCCGTATTATGAGGCATGCCACCGAAGAGGGCAAAAAGGTGGCACGTAAGCAGGGCGACAAATTCGTTGCATGTTTCCGCAGACTGCCCAACCCGGAGCTAGTATAG
- the GGC1 gene encoding Ggc1p (Syntenic homolog of Saccharomyces cerevisiae YDL198C (GGC1)): MSNDQKQSGLARVVGSASAGILEIGVFHPVDTISKRLMSNHTKITNAQQLNDVVFREHASKPFGQRLFTLFPGLGYAATYKIFQRVYKYGGQPFANEFLNKHFKADFDGAFGEKTGKALRSATAGSLIGIGEIVLLPLDVLKIKRQTNPESFRGRGFLRILRDEGMGLYRGWGWTAARNAPGSFALFGGNAFAKEYILGLKDYSQATWGQNFVSSIFGASASLIVSAPLDVIKTRIQSRNFESAESGFTIVKNTLKNEGATAFFKGLTPKLLTTGPKLVFSFAIAQTLIPMFDNMLRK; encoded by the coding sequence ATGTCGAACGATCAGAAGCAGTCAGGTTTAGCACGCGTTGTGGGCTCCGCATCTGCGGGAATCCTCGAGATCGGGGTGTTTCACCCGGTGGACACGATCTCCAAGAGACTGATGTCGAACCACACCAAGATTACGAACGCCCAGCAGTTGAATGATGTTGTGTTCCGCGAACATGCGAGCAAGCCATTTGGCCAGAGGCTATTCACGCTGTTCCCGGGCCTTGGTTACGCGGCAACGTACAAGATTTTCCAGCGGGTGTACAAGTATGGCGGGCAGCCTTTTGCCAACGAGTTCTTGAACAAGCACTTCAAGGCGGACTTTGACGGCGCGTTTGGCGAGAAGACGGGGAAGGCTTTGCGGTCGGCGACGGCGGGCTCCCTGATTGGGATCGGAGAGATCGTGCTATTGCCGTTGGATGTGCTGAAGATCAAGAGACAGACCAACCCAGAGTCGTTCCGCGGCCGTGGTTTCTTGAGGATTCTACGCGACGAAGGCATGGGTCTATACCGTGGGTGGGGCTGGACCGCAGCGCGGAATGCGCCGGGCTCTTTTGCGTTGTTCGGTGGTAACGCGTTTGCGAAGGAGTACATTCTAGGTTTGAAGGACTACAGTCAGGCTACATGGGGCCAGAACTTTGTTTCTTCCATTTTTGGTGCATCTGCTTCGCTGATTGTATCTGCTCCGCTTGATGTCATCAAGACCAGAATTCAGAGCAGAAACTTTGAGAGCGCCGAGTCTGGTTTTACGATCGTCAAGAACACTTTGAAAAACGAGGGTGCTACTGCGTTCTTCAAGGGTCTGACTCCAAAGCTGTTAACGACCGGCCCCAAGCTGGTTTTCTCGTTTGCAATTGCGCAGACTTTGATCCCTATGTTCGACAATATGCTACGCAAGTAG
- the MRPL11 gene encoding mitochondrial 54S ribosomal protein uL10m (Syntenic homolog of Saccharomyces cerevisiae YDL202W (MRPL11)) produces MFSCLASLRNCGLRQAVQAFHGVRTLATVRKTVKPLTSRKTLLIDQYKQLMEANPLAVFLHYNNLLKTEDAHFRGEIQKLGGRLTVVRNRLFQVYLRKSRQPDPAAYVHPREQDWAHPLLPLFKGPTAVVTFPETDPQAVSKLLKLLERAQDKMFVVGAKAESEVFDVARLNDFKQLPSKTTLQSQLLGVLHVLSGAGLVRTLESGSQTLYMTLKGHEKQLQEPEDSTAAEK; encoded by the coding sequence ATGTTTTCGTGTCTGGCATCGCTGCGCAACTGTGGACTGCGGCAGGCAGTGCAGGCATTTCATGGCGTGCGGACGCTGGCCACGGTACGCAAGACCGTCAAGCCGTTGACGTCCCGGAAGACACTGCTGATCGACCAGTATAAGCAACTGATGGAGGCCAACCCACTTGCAGTGTTTCTGCACTATAACAACTTGTTGAAGACCGAGGATGCGCACTTCCGCGGCGAGATACAGAAGCTTGGCGGCCGCCTGACCGTTGTTCGCAACCGTTTGTTCCAAGTGTACCTGCGCAAAAGCCGCCAGCCAGACCCCGCTGCATACGTTCACCCTCGTGAGCAGGACTGGGCGCACCCACTGCTGCCACTGTTCAAGGGTCCTACCGCGGTGGTTACCTTTCCTGAGACAGACCCGCAGGCTGTCTCCAagctgctgaagctgctggagcgcgCGCAGGACAAGATGTTCGTCGTCGGCGCCAAGGCCGAGTCCGAGGTCTTTGATGTCGCGCGCCTGAACGACTTCAAACAGCTGCCTTCCAAGACAACGTTACAATCGCAACTGTTGGGCGTCTTACACGTTCTTAGCGGCGCGGGTCTGGTACGCACGCTGGAGAGCGGATCTCAGACCCTTTACATGACGCTAAAGGGACACGAGAAGCAACTGCAAGAGCCAGAAGACAGCACTGCTGCGGAGAAGTGA
- a CDS encoding AGR189Wp (Syntenic homolog of Saccharomyces cerevisiae YDR227W (SIR4); Tandem gene duplication in this genome), whose protein sequence is MSSLPIQAATQENLRDKQLLKDGSMTNREINESSGMDGQNTKATAGADSIQPSAKSVEERIELLRQLKSKANEELLSRLPVVREKQPLRDKNHIKASPPGRAGSATERDHGEIGSPAPRLDKFPIYFGTAQGGHLARTTADRRGRRAAVQQALERLNLDYLPDFSKSGGVRKPIRGVHTVAQSGRGQEVSPPPLDIALQPEAIVRTLEAKSPVPSMRSRATTAAAAGVQQSDMQADSRGRTFSRDSSVNLRQLYLGGGIEAHKQGSSLDDLADREARVISLDKIPSGRDSAVKLQAKHEQPHTKQETAELHPTRTRLPDLRVDKGGSAFRKVAKRLKTADIPPYDGAPRYQTTSSGVIDLSTRGLHPDDEPDSEPLRGPLGLNRDKAEGLDLRGAAQEESIRRKVVPRKIPSDAPTSETIINYTPASPKEFLGSSGNYPQTELTTINEEAQVTGTLELYSANSSDLTEREVSERPEFLTEPPPNTSYNTGICSSPKLPPKDRGLDTDSTNRDFKCLLPRNSCISSTEAYREDSSRRQALIPELVTDSSPADSDLSERTSLSTEQPDANFENSDRKPDPGQRERQNFSEPLNLAASLNIADTSCNERKVIPSTEQHNPAEITKPSVAPFTGTNTALHTTDQTELSFLISAKQAEKYVHDISKTWTNIEKPELLRLMDRAVVRHRPFSANPKIVSASNDICQVHNFEDVDVNYYQRLPTRLVYVDLYGPQVPKKRGRKKKHRGFVPAVETVLAAHSPKSATETLTVDDTPTSLSNDVLVHPLKQLFASAEEGSKHEPRNDKEGTQPARFREGESLEQQVAAMAAEIMEYELKIASLHGQLANKQRDIDRLNELHLKLLGDLERATPTGTSNIPVNTNLDYPEENYPGNDTIDHDPSMDANLVKVYEQQIAENNALIKKLKDELDVLKCIPMSGRKQLLTQLNKMYQKLDERSLELESTSTEVDKKITEVVRREKALTVGIEEHPKYVELRDKFLTVKGRLESDLKYSKMHFSNLRTQFSIFEQKFEQQRDLLAHYQDLCAQKDEIVVSLQSERSDLTARLLGLDVELGKRPSVTCNRKQSSMPTGEIDKQQRTRQDMITQLINDLGEDAVISEHERAILRKLIQYAYDISGPQTKKDEILKLLEQSGELYSDDASLKRRDLKTPIFSRSLTTATAASKQNSENSVPTRGNIHVPCNSRQKRSRSALDMEDRLNSAHNIIACLTLLLGRQEKELLRPGTGE, encoded by the coding sequence ATGTCATCGCTGCCTATCCAAGCAGCTACCCAAGAGAACCTGAGGGATAAACAGTTGCTAAAAGATGGAAGTATGACGAATAGAGAAATAAATGAGTCTTCAGGTATGGATGGCCAGAATACAAAAGCTACCGCGGGCGCGGATAGCATACAACCGTCGGCTAAATCCGTAGAAGAACGCATAGAGCTATTGAGGCAGCTGAAGTCCAAAGCAAATGAGGAGCTCCTATCGAGACTACCGGTGGTCAGAGAAAAGCAGCCTCTGCGCGACAAAAACCACATAAAAGCATCGCCGCCTGGCAGAGCGGGCTCCGCAACCGAAAGGGATCACGGGGAGATAGGGTCGCCTGCGCCAAGACTGGACAAATTTCCTATATATTTTGGCACTGCGCAAGGTGGTCATCTGGCGCGCACCACTGCAGACAGGCGGGGCCGTCGGGCGGCAGTGCAACAGGCGCTGGAGAGACTGAATCTCGACTACCTTCCGGACTTCTCGAAATCCGGCGGCGTGCGTAAACCAATCCGTGGAGTACACACAGTCGCTCAGAGTGGACGAGGGCAGGAAGTTTCTCCACCTCCTTTGGATATAGCATTGCAGCCGGAAGCGATAGTCAGGACACTCGAAGCTAAGTCTCCGGTACCGAGCATGCGCTCACGGGCCACAACAGCGGCTGCAGCGGGTGTTCAGCAGTCGGATATGCAAGCAGACTCTCGAGGACGTACCTTTTCCCGCGATAGCAGTGTTAATCTGCGACAGCTGTACTTAGGCGGCGGCATAGAGGCTCATAAACAGGGCTCGTCACTCGACGATTTAGCGGATAGAGAGGCCAGGGTAATAAGCTTGGACAAAATACCTTCTGGTAGAGACAGCGCGGTAAAGTTGCAAGCAAAACACGAGCAGCCGCATACCAAGCAGGAAACCGCTGAATTACATCCTACAAGGACGCGGTTACCAGATTTGCGTGTTGACAAAGGAGGATCTGCGTTCAGGAAAGTGGCAAAAAGACTGAAGACCGCTGATATACCTCCTTATGACGGCGCGCCGCGATACCAGACCACCTCATCCGGCGTGATTGATCTTTCTACACGAGGTTTGCATCCTGATGATGAACCAGACTCGGAACCTTTACGTGGCCCCCTAGGGCTGAACAGGGATAAAGCAGAAGGTTTAGATCTGCGAGGGGCAGCCCAGGAGGAGAGTATACGAAGGAAGGTTGTGCCGCGGAAGATCCCATCGGATGCCCCAACATCCGAAACAATCATAAACTATACTCCCGCGTCACCGAAAGAATTTTTGGGTTCTTCAGGAAATTATCCGCAGACGGAATTGACCACCATAAACGAAGAAGCGCAAGTTACAGGGACCCTAGAACTTTATTCTGCTAATTCCAGTGACTTGACCGAACGCGAGGTATCTGAACGTCCCGAATTTTTAACAGAACCCCCCCCAAATACCTCCTATAATACCGGTATTTGCTCTTCGCCTAAATTACCTCCGAAGGATCGAGGATTGGACACTGATTCGACTAATCGAGATTTTAAATGTTTATTGCCTCGCAATTCTTGCATTTCTTCTACCGAAGCCTATCGTGAAGACAGCTCTCGGAGACAGGCGCTGATACCCGAACTTGTCACAGACTCCTCGCCCGCAGACAGCGACTTGAGCGAAAGAACAAGCTTATCAACAGAGCAACCTGACGCTAATTTCGAAAACAGTGATCGAAAACCTGACCCTGGCCAGCGGGAACGTCAAAATTTCTCTGAGCCCCTCAATCTTGCAGCTTCGCTGAACATTGCAGATACCTCTTGCAATGAGCGAAAAGTTATACCGAGCACGGAGCAGCATAATCCTGCAGAAATAACGAAACCTAGCGTAGCACCATTTACAGGCACGAACACTGCCCTTCATACGACAGATCAAACTGAATTATCATTTTTGATTTCTGCAAAACAGGCTGAAAAGTATGTGCATGATATCAGTAAAACTTGGACTAATATCGAAAAACCAGAACTTCTGCGACTGATGGATAGAGCGGTTGTTCGGCATAGACCTTTTAGTGCCAATCCAAAAATTGTCAGCGCTTCAAATGATATATGCCAGGTGCATAACTTTGAAGATGTGGATGTGAATTATTATCAACGTCTACCGACTAGGTTAGTATATGTGGATCTCTACGGGCCACAGGTTCCGAAGAAGCGGGGCCGTAAGAAAAAGCATCGGGGTTTCGTACCGGCCGTTGAGACAGTCCTCGCTGCacattcccccaagtcggcTACGGAAACTCTGACAGTGGATGATACACCCACGTCGCTTTCTAATGATGTGCTGGTGCATCCTTTGAAGCAACTGTTTGCAAGCGCTGAAGAAGGTTCCAAACATGAGCCCAGAAATGATAAAGAGGGGACACAACCGGCGCGTTTCAGAGAAGGAGAAAGTCTTGAACAGCAAGTCGCTGCTATGGCAGCGGAAATAATGGAGTACGAGCTTAAGATAGCGTCACTGCATGGGCAGCTCGCTAATAAACAGCGCGATATAGACAGGCTCAATGAGCTACATTTGAAATTACTTGGTGATTTAGAACGTGCAACTCCGACTGGTACGTCCAATATACCGGTAAACACGAACCTAGATTATCCAGAAGAAAATTATCCTGGAAATGACACCATTGATCATGATCCCTCGATGGATGCTAATCTCGTGAAGGTATACGAGCAACAAATAGCGGAAAATAACGCCCTTATTAAGAAATTGAAGGATGAGCTGGACGTACTAAAATGTATCCCAATGTCAGGAAGGAAGCAACTATTAACACAACTGAATAAAATGTATCAAAAACTAGATGAGCGATCGTTAGAATTAGAAAGTACATCAACGGAAGTTGATAAGAAAATTACCGAAGTCGTAAGACGTGAAAAAGCGCTTACCGTGGGAATTGAAGAGCATCCAAAATATGTTGAACTCCGTGATAAGTTCCTTACTGTTAAAGGAAGATTAGAGTCGGATTTGAAATATTCGAAGATGCATTTTTCTAACTTAAGAACACAATTCAGCATATTCGAGCAAAAATTTGAACAACAGCGAGATTTATTAGCTCATTACCAGGACCTCTGTGCACAGAAAGATGAGATCGTTGTATCATTACAATCGGAAAGGTCAGACTTAACGGCCAGATTGCTTGGCTTGGACGTCGAGCTGGGTAAAAGACCGTCAGTGACGTGCAACAGGAAACAAAGTTCTATGCCTACAGGTGAAATTGATAAACAACAAAGAACTAGGCAGGATATGATAACTCAACTGATAAACGATCTCGGGGAAGATGCAGTTATTTCGGAGCACGAACGTGCCATATTACGCAAGCTTATCCAATATGCTTACGACATTTCAGGTCCTCAGACTAAGAAAGATGAGATTCTTAAATTATTGGAGCAATCTGGAGAATTATATAGTGATGATGCTTCCCTTAAACGCCGTGATCTGAAGACACCCATCTTTTCCCGTTCACTGACAACTGCTACTGCAGCTTCGAAACAGAATTCTGAAAATTCGGTACCAACGAGAGGCAACATCCATGTGCCCTGTAATTCCCGGCAGAAGCGCTCGAGATCAGCCTTGGATATGGAGGATAGATTGAATTCTGCACATAATATCATTGCCTGTCTAACTCTGCTACTGGGTCGACAAGAAAAGGAACTTCTCCGCCCTGGCACAGGCGAATAA
- the NOG1 gene encoding putative GTPase NOG1 (Syntenic homolog of Saccharomyces cerevisiae YPL093W (NOG1)), giving the protein MQLSWKDIPTVPTSNDMLDIVLNRTQRKTPTVIRAGFKITRIRAFYMRKVKFTCEGFIEKFDDILKGFPNINDVHPFHRDLMDTLYEKNHYKVSLASVSRAKTLVEQVARDYVRLLKFGQSLFQCKQLKRAALGRMATIMKKLKDPLVYLEQVRQHLGRLPSIDPNTRTLLICGYPNVGKSSFLRCITKADVEVQPYAFTTKSLYVGHFDYKYLRFQAIDTPGILDRPTEEMNNIEMQSIYAIAHLRSTVLYFMDLSEQCGFTIEAQVKLFHSIKPLFANKSVMVVINKTDIIRPEDLDEERQEMLKSIMDFPGVEIMTTSCINEENVMAVRNKACEKLLASRIENKLKSQTRITNVLNKIHVAHPQKRDDGVERTPYIPEAFKNVKKYDPEDPERRPLARDIEAENGGAGVFNINLKDSYLLENDEWKNDVMPEILNGRNVYDFLDPDIAAKLQALEEEEERLEAEGFYESDDDAIEGMDDEDVEDIREKAAWIRDKQKKMINAARSRKALKNRGTMPRSKMAKSFEDMEKHMSSLGHNMSALQSKQSAAAAKNRYTESGADIVYGNNESAKTAGKLRQSDRLMDGVADASMRSKADRMAKLHRRERNRQARQGEADRHATASLPKHLFSGKRGIGSNDRR; this is encoded by the coding sequence ATGCAGTTATCCTGGAAAGATATTCCTACGGTTCCGACCTCCAATGATATGTTGGATATCGTCCTTAACAGGACGCAGCGGAAAACTCCAACAGTCATCCGGGCGGGCTTCAAGATCACTCGTATCCGTGCGTTCTACATGCGTAAGGTGAAGTTCACATGCGAGGGGTTTATTGAGAAGTTTGACGACATTCTAAAGGGCTTCCCCAACATCAACGATGTGCACCCGTTCCATAGAGATCTGATGGACACCCTGTATGAGAAGAACCACTACAAGGTGTCTCTGGCGTCGGTGTCGCGGGCGAAAACTCTCGTGGAACAGGTGGCTAGAGATTACGTCCGGCTGCTGAAGTTTGGTCAGTCGCTGTTCCAGTGCAAGCAGTTGAAGCGTGCAGCGCTTGGTCGTATGGCTACGATCATGAAAAAGCTGAAGGATCCGCTCGTATACTTGGAACAAGTCAGACAGCACTTGGGCAGATTGCCATCGATTGACCCTAACACCAGAACGCTGCTCATCTGCGGTTATCCAAACGTTGGTAAGTCCTCGTTCTTGAGATGCATCACGAAGGCAGATGTCGAGGTGCAGCCGTATGCCTTCACAACGAAGTCGCTCTATGTGGGCCACTTTGACTACAAATACCTCCGTTTCCAGGCCATCGACACGCCCGGTATTCTGGACAGGCCGACGGAGGAGATGAACAACATTGAAATGCAGTCCATCTATGCCATCGCCCATCTACGTTCGACTGTGCTGTATTTCATGGATTTGTCTGAGCAGTGTGGCTTTACTATTGAGGCGCAGGTCAAGCTGTTCCACTCCATCAAGCCGCTATTTGCGAACAAGTCTGTGATGGTTGTGATCAACAAGACCGATATCATCAGACCAGAAGACCTGGACGAAGAACGCCAGGAAATGCTGAAGAGCATCATGGACTTCCCTGGTGTGGAGATCATGACTACCTCTTGTATCAACGAGGAGAACGTGATGGCTGTTAGAAATAAGGCCTGTGAAAAGCTCTTGGCTTCCAGAATTGAAAACAAGTTGAAGTCGCAGACGAGAATCACCAACGTTCTGAACAAAATCCACGTGGCTCATCCACAGAAGCGCGATGATGGCGTTGAAAGGACACCATACATTCCAGAGGCGTTCAAGAACGTCAAGAAATACGACCCTGAAGACCCTGAAAGAAGACCTCTGGCAAGGGACATCGAGGCCGAGAACGGAGGTGCGGGTGTCTTCAACATTAACCTGAAGGATAGCTACCTCTTGGAGAACGACGAGTGGAAGAACGATGTTATGCCTGAGATTCTCAACGGTAGAAACGTCTACGACTTCCTAGATCCAGATATCGCCGCCAAACTCCAGGCACTggaggaagaggaggagcgcCTGGAGGCCGAGGGCTTCTACGAGTCCGATGATGATGCTATTGAGGGCATGGATGACGAGGATGTCGAGGATATCCGCGAGAAGGCCGCCTGGATCCGCGACAAGCAAAAGAAGATGATCAACGCCGCCAGAAGCAGAAAGGCACTCAAGAACCGCGGTACCATGCCGCGCTCCAAGATGGCCAAGTCTTTCGAGGATATGGAGAAGCACATGTCCTCCCTAGGCCACAACATGTCTGCTCTACAGAGCAAGCAGagcgctgctgccgccaAGAACAGATACACGGAGTCTGGCGCGGACATTGTCTACGGCAACAACGAATCTGCAAAGACTGCTGGCAAGCTGCGGCAGTCCGATAGGCTCATGGACGGTGTGGCGGACGCCTCCATGAGAAGCAAGGCCGACAGAATGGCCAAGCTGCACAGACGCGAGAGAAACAGACAGGCTAGACAAGGTGAGGCTGACAGACATGCCACCGCCTCGCTGCCAAAGCACTTGTTCTCCGGTAAGCGTGGTATTGGGTCGAACGATCGTCGTTGA
- the PCF11 gene encoding Pcf11p (Syntenic homolog of Saccharomyces cerevisiae YDR228C (PCF11)) — MEDGDKVLKDFVSILEDLTFNSRPIITSLTKMAEENISYAQQFVDAVESRIAKCVPNQKLYAFYALDSICKNAGSPYTIYFSRNLAKIYRQTYLIVDNATRTKLILMFKTWMTPLPTGELLFDKDTLDRIEQFLIKASSLHQRQAQAMAPPPTVPQLLRDIDKLTSMTQERLGKEPSDSKLQSKIIVLQQLKHALQKERLPLQALHQVQQQLRHIFAQEQQVLWHQQHKEQQLRKMAQQQMQVSAPVFEHSAPPMSHSFEGSSLFGNATLSMSFLDSISSSNGSAGSQCSNKVSKVESIYRTLKQHRMLHEPGEQSVVKLASLLEKSMGPADNMQLPPFSLLQDILGNVRAHYAVRNIDILNTPNLQLSQQFVMQKNNPLTEQLMHLLYRSKPNKCTSCGVRFGTSQTEHQMEIDHFDWHFRINKRIKGTQSNSQVIAKNIQSRTWYLNDEQWILFKDEDIVSTNTNNPAINTVALAMSQTTTASESENKAKNELQIRKKYVVVPDGVSDMSFQCSICTEVTSAVYDEDLSEWVWRNCVGSNGKYFHATCFEEASKSTADSGGASTGIDSDLERLKGLVNSNNSNAE, encoded by the coding sequence ATGGAAGATGGTGACAAGGTCCTTAAAGACTTTGTTAGCATCCTAGAAGACCTTACGTTCAACTCGCGCCCTATCATCACGAGCCTGACGAAGATGGCGGAGGAAAATATCTCGTACGCACAGCAGTTCGTTGATGCAGTAGAGTCGCGCATTGCCAAGTGCGTTCCCAACCAGAAGCTGTATGCCTTCTATGCACTGGACTCAATCTGTAAGAACGCAGGCTCGCCCTACACCATCTACTTCAGTCGCAATCTGGCCAAGATATACCGGCAGACATACCTCATCGTGGACAACGCCACGAGGACCAAGCTGATTCTCATGTTCAAGACGTGGATGACGCCATTGCCGACTGGCGAGCTTTTGTTTGACAAGGATACCCTGGACCGAATCGAGCAGTTCCTGATCAAGGCCAGTTCTTTGCATCAGAGGCAGGCACAAGCCATGGCTCCGCCCCCGACGGTGCCGCAGTTACTGCGCGACATTGACAAACTGACTTCAATGACACAGGAGAGGTTAGGAAAGGAGCCATCAGACTCCAAGCTACAGTCAAAGATCATTGTGTTGCAGCAGCTGAAGCATGCTCTGCAAAAGGAgcggctgccgctgcaggcgctgcaccaggtgcagcagcagttgcGGCATATCTTTGCACAAGAGCAGCAGGTTCTCTGGCATCAACAGCAcaaggagcagcagcttcgcaagatggcgcagcagcagatgcAGGTTTCCGCCCCCGTATTCGAGCATAGTGCGCCGCCAATGAGCCATTCATTCGAGGGCTCCTCACTCTTTGGAAACGCAACACTTTCAATGTCTTTCCTCGATAGCATATCCTCCAGCAATGGCTCCGCAGGGTCACAGTGCTCTAATAAAGTTTCCAAAGTTGAATCGATCTATAGGACGTTGAAACAGCATAGGATGTTGCATGAACCAGGCGAACAATCGGTGGTAAAATTAGCATCTCTACTTGAAAAATCCATGGGACCAGCTGACAACATGCAACTACCACCTTTTTCTCTTTTACAGGATATACTCGGCAACGTGAGAGCTCACTATGCAGTTCGGAATATTGATATACTCAACACTCCTAACCTGCAACTATCGCAACAATTCGTGATGCAGAAAAATAATCCACTAACGGAGCAATTGATGCATTTGCTGTACCGTTCCAAGCCGAACAAATGTACCTCTTGCGGGGTGCGATTTGGAACCAGCCAAACGGAACATCAGATGGAGATTGATCATTTTGACTGGCACTTCCGGATTAACAAAAGGATTAAGGGTACGCAGTCAAATAGTCAAGTCATTGCAAAAAATATTCAGTCAAGAACTTGGTACCTTAATGATGAACAGTGGATACTTTTCAAGGACGAAGATATTGTATCCACCAACACAAATAATCCAGCAATTAATACTGTTGCGTTAGCAATGAGCCAAACCACAACGGCCTCGGAATCAGAAAACAAAGCCAAAAATGAATTGCAAATTAGGAAAAAGTACGTTGTTGTGCCGGATGGCGTTTCGGATATGTCGTTCCAGTGTTCCATATGTACCGAAGTCACCTCTGCCGTCTATGATGAAGATCTGTCAGAATGGGTGTGGCGGAACTGTGTTGGATCTAACGGCAAATATTTCCATGCCACTTGTTTTGAAGAAGCGTCAAAGAGTACCGCAGACTCCGGGGGAGCATCAACCGGTATTGACTCTGACTTGGAGCGACTAAAGGGGTTAGTAAATAGTAATAACAGTAATGCAGAATGA